The DNA sequence ATGACGTTTTCGAGCTCCCGGACGTTCCCGGGCCAGCGATAGGCCAGGAGGAGGTCCATGGCGGCCGGCGAGACCTCCGGAGGCTCCCGCCCGGCCTCCTCCGCGGCGACCCGCAGGAAGTGGGCCACCAGAAAGGGCACGTCCTCCATGCGCTCCCGGAGCGGGGGGAGCTGGATGGTGACCACGTTGAGCCGATAGAAGAGGTCCTCGCGGAACCGGCGCTCCCGGACGGCCGCCGCGAGATCCTGGTTCGTGGCCGCCAGGACCCGGACGTCCACCGGGATGGCCTGTTCCCCCCCGACCCGCTCCGTGACCCGCTCCTGGAGGGACCGGAGGATCTTGGTCTGCAGGGCGCCGGCCATCTCCCCCACCTCGTCGAGAAAGAGGGTGCCGCCGTGGGCCTGCTCGAACTTCCCGCGGCGCGTCGCCACGGCCCCCGTGAAGGCCCCCCGCTCGTGGCCGAACAGCTCGCTCTCCAGCAGGTCCTTCGGGACGGCGGCGCAGTTGACCGGAACGAAGGGTTTCCCGAGACGCCGGCTGTGCAGGTGGATGGCCCGGGCCACCAGCTCCTTGCCGGTCCCGGTCTCCCCCTGGATGAGGACGGTCACGTCGGAGCTGGCCACCGTGCCCACCAGCTTGAAGACCCGCTGCATTGCCTGGCTGACCCCAACCAGCCCCCCGAAGTCGCGGCGGTCGGCCAGGGCCGCCTTGAGCTGGCTGTGCTCGCTGGCCAGCGAGCGGACCTCGAGGGCCCGGCGGACCGTGAGGAGCAGCTCCTCGAGATCGAACGGCTTCGCGAGGTAGTCGAAGGCCCCGCCTCTCATGGCCTCGACCGCGGTCTGGAGGCTCCCGTAGGCCGTCATGACCAGCACGGGGGTGGACGGGGCCTCCTCGGCGAGGCGGGACAAGGCGGCGAGCCCATCCAGGCCGGGCATCTGGATATCGAGGAGGACCAGGTCCGCCCCGCTCCCGGCGGCCGCCGCGATGGCCGCCTCCCCATCGCC is a window from the Candidatus Methylomirabilis sp. genome containing:
- a CDS encoding sigma-54 dependent transcriptional regulator, with amino-acid sequence MSGGPEAGSKGRVIVADDEESVRWTLTRALEREGYTVEAVGDGEAAIAAAAGSGADLVLLDIQMPGLDGLAALSRLAEEAPSTPVLVMTAYGSLQTAVEAMRGGAFDYLAKPFDLEELLLTVRRALEVRSLASEHSQLKAALADRRDFGGLVGVSQAMQRVFKLVGTVASSDVTVLIQGETGTGKELVARAIHLHSRRLGKPFVPVNCAAVPKDLLESELFGHERGAFTGAVATRRGKFEQAHGGTLFLDEVGEMAGALQTKILRSLQERVTERVGGEQAIPVDVRVLAATNQDLAAAVRERRFREDLFYRLNVVTIQLPPLRERMEDVPFLVAHFLRVAAEEAGREPPEVSPAAMDLLLAYRWPGNVRELENVIKRATVFARGGAILPEHLPEALRGQGTEGRTPAPPLTQPLRGLLAALGEERDGQLYEHVLALVERPLLEAVLARCGGNQVRAAAILGINRNTLRKKMRALGIEGGREPRVRRNSGPDTEAS